CGGCCCAGGGTGCAGGAGGCCTGGCGGTAGCGGGCAAGAAGGGTCTTTGGGTCCTCCAGGAGGGGGAGGAGGGCCTCGAGGCGCCCTAGGAAGCCCAGGAGGACCTCCTTCCTAGAGTAGGGGCCAAACTCCTGGAGATGGGCCCCCCCCTCCGGGGCCCAGGCCACGTTGACCCCCACCCCCAGGAGGGCGTAGGCCAACTCCTCCCCTTCCGCCTTGGCCTCCAGGAGGATGCCCGCCAGCTTCCTCCCGTCCGGGGCCAGGAGGTCGTTGGGCCACTTGAGCCCCCCCAGCCCCACGGCCTCCCACAGGGCCAGGCCGGCGAGGAGGGGGAGGAGGCCCGAGGAGGGGAGGGGCAGGGCGGGCCTCAGGAGGAGGGAGAAGGTGAGGCTATCCCCAAGGCGGCTTTCCCAGACCCTCCCCCGGCGGCCCCGCCCCTTCTCCTGGACCTCGGCCAGGACCAAGGCCCCCTCGGGGGCCCCTGCCTCGGCCCAGGCCCTTAGGACGTCCTGGGTGCTCCCCACCCGGCCCAGGTAGCGGTAGGGGCTTCCGAGCCGCCCCTGGGGGCGGAAGAGGTGGGGCAGGGGGGTGCCCGGGCGGACGCGGTAGCCCCGGCGGCCCACCTCCACGGGAAAGCCCAGGGCCAAAAGCCTCCTCGCCTCCTTGGAGACCGCGGCCCGGCTCACCCCAAGCCGCCGCGCCAAGGCCTCCCCGCTCTGGTAGGTCTCGTCCAGAAGGTCCAGGAGGCGCATGCCCCTAGGCCAGCTCCACTTGGGAGAGGTCCCCCAGGACCAGGCGGTGGGCCCGGGGGAGGCCGTTGCGGCTTCTCACCTTGACCCCCACCCCCAGGATGCTCTCCTGGAGGCGCAGGGCCACGTGTTCCAGGGCGGCTTGGTCCTCGAGGATGGAGTACTCCACCTCCGAGCCCACCACCCGTGCCCCCGGGCCCAGGGAGGTGAAGGGGCCCACGTAGGCCCCCTCCACCTCCGCCCCCTCCCCGATGAAGGCGGGGCCGATGACCGTGCTCCCTGCCACCCTGGCCCCCTTCTCCACCACCACCCGGCCCGTGAGGGTGCTCTCCACCACCTCCCCTTCCACCCTGGGGGAAAGCTCCTCCAGGAGGAGGCGGTTGGCGTCCAGGAGGTCCTCGGGGCGGCCCGTATCCTTCCACCAGCCTTGGACCTCCACCCCCACCACCTTTTTGCCCCGGTCGAGGAGGCCTTGGATGGCGTCGGTGATCTCGTACTCCCCCCGGGCGGAGGGCTTGAGGTCCCCCAGGGCCTCCCACACCTCCTCCGAGAAGACGTACACCCCCGCCACCGCCAGGTCCGAAGGGGGCTCCTTGGGCTTCTCCAAGAGCCGCACGATGCGGTCCCCCTCCAGGACGGCCACCCCGAACTGCCGGGGGTCCGCCACCCGGACCAGGGCGATGACGGCGCTCACCCCCTCCTGGAAAGCCTCCAGGTATGGCCGGATGCCCTTTTGGAAGAGGTTGTCCCCCAGGTAGAGGACAAAGGGGCTACCCCCTAGGAAGTCCCGGGCCACGGCCACGGCGTGGGCCAGGCCCTGGGGTTCCTCCTGGAGGACGTAGCCCACGGGGTAACCCTCCAGGGCCAGGCGCAGGTCCCCTTCGGTCTCGGGGGAGACCACCACCCCGATCTCCTCCACCCCCGCCTCCAGGAGGTTCTCCACCGCATAGTGGATGATCGGCCGGCCCGCCACCCGGATCACGGGCTTGGGCCTTGTGTGGGTGAGGGGGCGGAGCCTCGTTCCCCGCCCCGCCGCCAGGATGAGGCCCTTCATGCCCCGGAGTATACCCCGTACAATGGAAGGGGAGATGCCCGGCGCCCCCACCCGGGTGGCCTACGCCTATGACCGCCTCCGGGCCTACCCGCCGGAGGTGGCGGGCCGGATCGCCACCGCCATGGGCCACGCCGTGGCGGGCAGGGGCGAGGAGCCCGTCCTTCTGGAGCTGGGGGTGGGCACGGGGCGGATCGCCCTTCCCCTCATCGCCCGGGGGTACCGGTACATCGCCCTGGACCTGGACCCCGCCATGCTGGAGGTCTTCCAAAGGAAGGCGGCAGGGGTGATGCGCAAGGTGCGCTTCCTTCTGGCGGATGCCCGGGAGATCCCCCTTCCCGAGGCGAGCGTGCACGCGGTCATCGCCGTCCACCTCTGGCACCTCCTCCCCGACTGGCAAAGGGCCCTGGCCGAGGCCTTAAGGGTCCTGAAGCCGGGAGGGGTCCTCCTGGAGGGCTGGGACCAGTTGGCCTCTGGGCCTGAGTGCCGCCTCCAGGAGCGGTGGCGGGAGCTTCTGGCCGAGGAGGGGGTCTTGGTGGAGCGGGGGCTCCACAGGAGGCGCCTCTCCGAGGTGGGGGAGGCCCTTAGGCGGCTTGGCCTGAGGCCCAGGACCCGGGAGGTGGTGGCCTGGCGGGAGGAGCGCACCCCGAGGGAGGCCCTCGAGGCCCTCTCCGAGCGGCTTTACTCCTTCACCAAGGGGGTCCCCGAAGAGGCCCACAGGCGGGCCATGGGGCGGCTTGGGGCCTGGGCGGAAAGGGAGTTCGGCGACCTGGACCGTCCCTTCCCCGTGGAGAAGCGCTTCTTCCTGCGGTCCACCCGGCTTTCCTGATAGGCTCTTCCCATGAAGAGGATCCTGGTGCGCACCCCTAAGGAGGGGCTGGTGGACATCACGGGGGCGGTGGAGGGGGCCCTCGAGGGGCACACGGGCCTCGTCTACCTCTTCGTCCCCCACACCACCTGCGGCCTCGCCGTGCAGGAAGGGGCCGACCCCGACGTGGCCCACGACCTCCTCCAACGCCTCTCCGAGCTAGCCCCCCGCCTCCACCCCAAGGACCGCCACAGGGAGGGGAATAGCCACGCCCACCTGAAAAGCCTCCTCACCGGGGTCCACCTCCTCCTCCCCGCGGAGGGGGGAAGGCTCAGGCTGGGCCGCTGGCAGCAGGTCTTCTTGGCGGAGTACGACGGGCCCAGGGAGCGGGAGGTCTGGATAAGGCCCCTTTAGGTAGAGGGTCTTCTAGGGTCCCCATCCCGGCTTGGGCCGGGATGGGGTCTAGACCCAGCGCACCTCCTGGACGCTCCTCACGCCCATGAGGGCCTGGGCCAGGGCCTCCCGCTCCCCGTCCCCCACGCTGAGGCGGAGGCGGATCCGGGCCATGGGCCCCAGGATCCGGGTCTCCGAGCCCAGGGCGCTTTTGCCCGCCTCCGCCACCACCTGCATCACGTCCCGGAGAAGGCCGGTGCGGTCCTGGGCCAGGACCTCGAGGGTGGCCACCTTGCCCCCTACGCCTTCCCAGTAGGCCCCGATGACCCGGCCCGCCTCGGGGCCCCCGAGGAGGCGGCGCAGGTTGGGGCAGTCCGCCCGGTGGACCGTGACCCCCCGGCCCCGGGTGACGAAGCCCAGGATGCCATCCCCTTTGGAGGGCTCGCAGCAGGAGGCCAGGCGGATGGGGGCCTGGAGGTTCCCCTCCAGGCGGATGCCCCACTCGTTCCTGGGGGGCTCCTTGGGCCTTTCGGGCTTGAGGAGGGCCTTGGGGTAGAGCTTTTCCGCCACCTGCCTGGGGGTGAGTCGGTTTAGGGCCAAGGCCAGGTAGAGCTCCTCGGGGGAGGGGGTGAGGCCGAGCCTCTTGGCCGCCTCCTCCAGCCCGCTGTCCGTGGGCTTGGGCAGGCCCTTGCGCTTCAGGTAGCGCTCAAGGAGGTTTTGCCCTCTTTCCAGGGTTTCCTGGCGCTCCTGGGTGCGGAAGTACTGGCGGATCTTGCTCCTGGCCGTGCGGGTCTTGGCGTACTCCAGCCAGCCCTTGGAGGGGTGGGCGTTCTTGGCGGTGAGGATCTCCACCATCTCCCCGTTCTGGAGCTCGTAGGAGAGGGGGACGATCCTCCCATTGACCTTGGCCCCCACCATGTGGTGCCCCACCTCGGTGTGGATGTGGTAGGCGAAGTCCACGGGGGTGGCCCCCTTGGGCAGGTTGATGATCCGCCCCTTGGGGGTGAAGACGAAGACCCTCCCCCCCAGGAGGTCCCGGGTGATGGCCTCCACGAACTCCCGGGAGCTGCTGAACTCTTGCTGCCACTCCTGGATGTTCTTCAGCCAGGCGACCCGCCTCCTCACCTCCTCGGGATCGGTGAGGCCCTCCTTGTAGAGCCAGTGGGCGGCGATGCCGTACTCGGCCACGCGGTGCATCTCCCGGGTGCGGATCTGCACCTCCAGGGGAATGCCCTCCAGGGCGATGACCGTGGTGTGGAGGGACTGGTAGCCGTTGGGCTTGGGCACAGCGATGTAGTCCTTGACCCTTCCCGGGATGGGCTGCCATAGGGCGTGGACCAGGCCCAGGACGTGGTAGCAGACCTGCTTCTCCCTGAGGCCCCTGGCCTCCTCCGTGGGGCTCGGCTTGGGGTCCAGGATGACCCGCACCGCCAGGAGGTCGTAGATCTGCTCCAGGGCCTTCCCCTCCCTTTCCATCTTCTTCCAGATGGAGTAGAGGTGCTTGGGCCGCCCCGTGACCTCGTAACCCCGGAGCTGGCCCTGGAGGAGCTCGTCCCCCCTTAGGGCTTCCTCCAGGATCTCCATGGCCCGCTTCACCAGCCGCTCCCGGGCCTCCTGGGTTTCCCGGAGGCGGGCGGAGAGGGCCTGGTAGGCCTCGGGGTGGAGGTAGCGGAAGGCGAGGTCCTCCAGCTCCCACTTGATCTGCCCGATCCCCAGGCGGTGGGCCAGGGGGGCGTAGATCTCCAGGGTCTCTTGGGCGGTGCGCCTCTGCTTCTCGGGGGGCATGTGCGCCAGGGTGCGGAGGTTGTGCAGGCGATCCGCCAGCTTGACGATGATGATGCGCACATCCTCCGCCATGGCGATGAACATCTGGCGGAGGTCCTCGGCCCTTTGCTCCTCCCCCTCGAGGTTGGCTAGCTTGTAGAGCTTGCTGACCTTGGTCTCCCCCTCCACGATGCGGCGCACCGCAGGGCCGAAGCGCCTCTCCAGCTCCTCCCCCGCCACCCCGCAGTCCTCCATGGTGTCGTGGAGAAGGCCCGCGGCCACGGTGTCCGCGTCCATGCCCAAGGAGGCCAGGATCTCCGCCACGGCCACGGGATGGGTGATGTAGGCCTCCCCGCTTCGCCTAAACTGTCCCCGGTGGGCCTCCTCGGCAAAGAGGTAGGCCCCATGGACCTTCTCCCGGTCTTCCGGGGAGAGGTAGTCCAGGGCTCTTTCCAGATTTTCCCAAAGAGTCTCGCGGACGACCACTAGCCCCAGTGTAGCACCCTAACGGAGGGCCAGGAGGAAGGTGGGGAGGGTGTCTCTTTCCATGAGGGCCACCAGGGTCCGGCCCGAGAAGGGGGCCAGCACCAGGGCCTTCCTTCCCAGCAGAAGGGCGGCGGGTCCCTTTTCCCCCAGGAGGGCCTCCAGGGTGGCCAGGGCGCGCTTGAGCTCCAAAAGGGCCTCCCTGGGCAGGGGGGGGTTCTCCTCCAGGAAGCCCAGGGCCTCCACCCCAGGAAGCCGCAGGCGCTCCAGGTCGGGGGAAGGCTTCCCCTCCTCAAAAACCCCCAGGAGGGCCTCGAGGTCCGCCCCCCGGATCTCCTGTAGGAGGGCCTTGGCGGCCTCGGCCTCCCTCTCCAGCTCCCCGAGGAGCTTCTCGGCCTGGGCCAGGGTCTTCTCCGTCCCCAAAAGCCCCTGGGGCCCCAGGCGGGGGAGCCTCTCCTGGGCCCTTTTCAGGACCCCCAGGAGGGGCTTCAGGCGGCGGTGGGTTTCGCTTTGGAACCGGCTCAGGCGGCCGTAGGCCTGGAAGAAGGCCACGAGGCGGGTGAGGACCTCCTCCCGCTTGGCCTCTAGACGCTGCTTCAGGGCCTGCAGCGCCCGGGCGATGGGGATGGGGTCCGGAAGGGGCTTGGCCTTCTCCTCCTCTATGGCCCGCAAGACCCCCTCGCCCCCGAAGCCCCGGAAGCGCTCCGCCAGGCTCTGGAGCCGGGAAAGCTCCTCCAGGGCCTCCTTCTGGGCCTGGGCCTTGGCCTCGGCCACCTCCCGGCGCAGGCGGGTGAGGTCGGGAAGCCGCCCCTCTTCCAAGGCCTCCTCCGCCTCCCTCACCTCCGCCTCGAGGCCCAAGGCCATAAGGCCCAGGGCCGAGGCCTCGGACTTGAGGGCCTCCAGCTCCCTTTCCGCTTCCAGAAGCTTGGCCTTTAGGGCCTCCTTTTCCCCTTGGGCCTGAAGGAGGGCGGCGTAGCGGGCCTGGACCCTGGGGAGCCCCTGGGGGAGGTCCCCTGGGGCCAGGGCCTGGAGCTCCTCCAGGAGGGGGCGGAAGGCCTCCCCCCTTTGGGCCAGCTCCCGGGCCAGGGCTTCTTTTTCCTCCAGAAGCCGCTTCTCCTCTCCCTTTTTCCTCCTGGCCTCCTCCTCCAGGCGGGCGAGCTCCACCTCCAAGGGCTTCAGGTCGGGGAGGCCCCCCTCCTCCAGGGTCTCCTCGGCCAGGCGCAGGGCGCCCTCCAAGGAGGCCTTGGCCTCCTCGGGCAGGGGGAGGGTCCTCAGGGCCTCTCCTAGCTGGATGAGGCGGGCCCGCCTTTCCGCCCGCAGGTTCTTCTCCGCCTCCTTCAGGGCGGCCTCCAGGAGGGAAAGCTTCTCCCCGGCGGGCTTCCCCGCCCCCAGGAGGGCCTGGACCTCGGCGAGGAGGGGGCTCACCGCAGGCCCCTCCAGGAGGGGGGCATAGCGGGCCAGGAGCTCCTCCAGCCTGCGCCTCTCCTCCTCCGCCTCCAGGGCCTCTAGGCGCCTCGCCGCCTCCTCGGGGAGGGCCTCGAGGTCGATGACGAGCTCCCCTTCCAGATCCTCCGCCTCCTCCACGGTGAGGAAGACGTCCGTGGCCTTATTGGGGGGCTCCTCTTGGGTCTCAAAGGCGATCTCCGGCAGGGTGGGGGAGCGGGCCACGCTGGACTCCAGGAGCTTTCGCAGCTCCAGGGCCAGGCCCCGGGCCCGCTCCACCTCGGCCTGGGCCAGGACCCCCTCCTCCTGGGCCCTTTGGACGGTGGCCAGGAGGCTTTCCAGGCGGCGCACCTTGGCCCCCCCCAGGTGGCGCACCCTCTCCAGGCTCTCCTCCAGGTAGGCCAGGTCCTGGGCCTGGCGCAGGAGGGCTTCCTCCAGCCTCTCCTCCAGGGCCTCCAGCAGGGCCTCCGCCTCCCGCTTCAGCCCAGGCTCGTACGCCCGGCGGAGGCGGTTCACCAGGGCGCGGAGGCGGGCTACCTCGGGCCAGTCCAGGTAGAGGCCGAAGCGCTTCAGGCCTGCCTCCAAGGCCTCCAGGTTCGGGGGTTCCGAAAGCCTCCTGAGGGCCTCCTCCACCACCCGCCGGGCCTTTTCGGGGGAAAGCCTCCCCTGGAGTTCGCGGAAGGCGAGGCCCTTCAGGAGGGCCTCCCCGTCCTTGGGGGAGAGTTCCTGGGGGCGCTTTCCCAGGCGCTTTAGGCCCTCTTCCAGGACCGCCTCCGCCCTGGCCCCCAGGTGGGGGCGGAGGGTTTCCAGGATCACCCCGTAGACCTCCGGCATCCCCTCTAGCCTACCCCTTTTCCAGCCTCAGGGCCTCGCCGAAGTAGAGCTTCTGGTGCGGGTAGGGGATCTCGATCCCCTCCCGGTCCAGGCGGTTTTTGATGCGCCTGCGGAACTCCCGGGCCACGGCCCACTGCTCCGCGGGCTTGGTGTTGAAGAGGACCCGGATCACCACCCCGGAGTCCGCCAGGTGCTGCACCCCCAAGACCTCCGGGGAGGCGTTGAAGCGGGCCTGCCACTCGGGGTCCTCGTGGAAGCGGGCCGCCTCGTCGCGGAAGACCTCCAGCACCCGGTCCAGGTCCTCCTTGTAGGCCACGCTCACGTCCACCACCGCCCGGCTCCACTCCTGGGTGAGGACGGTCACCTGGCGCACCTCGGAGTTGGGGAGGAAGTGGACCCGGCCCTCGAGGTCCCGGAGCACGGTGATCCTCAGGTTGAACCGTTCCACCACCCCCCCCACGCTCCCGATCTGCACGATGTCCCCCACGCCGTACTGGTCCTCCAGGAGGATGAAGAAGCCGTGGATGAAGTCCCGGATGAGGTTCTGCGCGGCGAAGCTGATCGCCAGCCCCACCACCCCCGCCCCCGCCAGGAGGGCGGTGACGTTGAGGCCCAGGTTGGAGAGGAGGAAGAGCCCCCCCACGATCAGGACCGCCACCCGGAGCACCGACTCGGAGACCGCCCTCAGGGTGCGCCCGCGCACCGCCTCCCGGGTGCGCTCCCCCTCGGGGGGCCTGGGGAGGCCCTGGAGGAGGAGGGGGGCCAGGCGGTAGCCCAAAAAGGTGAGGGCCAAGACGGCCAGGGCGGAAAGCCCCTGCCCTCCCAGCCACCGGATGAGCCCCTCCCCCCAGGAGCGCCAGGGCTCGTAGGGGAGGCCCAGGGCCTGGACCAGGTAGCTGAAGTAGAGGAGGGCCACCACCCCCCACCAGAGAAGGCCCAGGAGCTGGAAGAGACGGCCATCCCCCTCCGCGGGGGTGAGGCGGCCCAGGGCGTTCAGGGCCCGGGCCCCGTAGCGGCCCAGGAGCCAGGCCACCAGGAGGGCCAGGGCCAGTTCAGGCCAGGGTGCCATGGGGCCAATATACATAAGCCCCGGGGCCGTATAGTGGGGGACATGGAAGGCCGCGTGCCCGAACCCACCCACACCCTCGAGGGCTGGCACATCCTCCACGACTTCCGCCTCCTGGACTTCCCCCGCTGGCGGAAGGCCCCGCCTTTGGAGCGGCAGGCCGCCTGGGAAGAGCTTTTGGACCTCCTCGCCGCCTGGCGGCGGGTGGAGGAGGCGGGGCGGGGGTCTTTTGGGGTCTACCAGGTGGTCACCCACAAGGCGGACCTCCTCTTCCTAAACCTGAGGGAAGGGTTGGACGAGCTCTTGGAAGTGGAGGCCGCCCTCAACAGGAGCCTCCTCGCCGAGTACCTCCTCCCCGCCTACGGCTTCTACTCCGTGGTGGAGCTGGGAAGCCAGGAAAGGCCCTTGGACCCCGAGGCCCCCTACGTGAAGCCCCGCCTCACCCCCAAGGTGCCCAAGGGGGGCTACGTCTGCTTCTACCCCATGAACAAGAGGCGGGAAGGGGGGGACAACTGGTACCTGCTCCCCGCCAAGGAGCGGGCCCACCTCATGCGGGCCCACGGGGAGACGGGGAGGAAGTACCAGGGCAGGGTCCTCCAGGTCATCAGCGGGGCCCAGGGCCTGGACGACTGGGAGTGGGGGGTGGACCTCTTCAGCGAGGACCCCGTCCAGTTCAAGAAGATCGTCTACGAGATGCGCTTTGACGAGGTCTCCGCCCGCTACGGGGAGTTTGGCCCCTTCTACGTGGGCAGATACCTGGACGAGGAGGCCCTGGCCAGGCTTTTGAGCGTAGGATAGGGGTATGGAGCGCTACTGGGCCCTGGGGCTTTTCCGGCTTCTCCCCGAGTTCCGCCGCCTGGAGGCCGAGGGGCAGGAGCACCTCAAGGAGGAGTTCGCCCTCCTCCTCCACCGCTTCCG
The genomic region above belongs to Thermus sediminis and contains:
- a CDS encoding biotin--[acetyl-CoA-carboxylase] ligase yields the protein MRLLDLLDETYQSGEALARRLGVSRAAVSKEARRLLALGFPVEVGRRGYRVRPGTPLPHLFRPQGRLGSPYRYLGRVGSTQDVLRAWAEAGAPEGALVLAEVQEKGRGRRGRVWESRLGDSLTFSLLLRPALPLPSSGLLPLLAGLALWEAVGLGGLKWPNDLLAPDGRKLAGILLEAKAEGEELAYALLGVGVNVAWAPEGGAHLQEFGPYSRKEVLLGFLGRLEALLPLLEDPKTLLARYRQASCTLGRRVRVETPKGAVEGLAEEVLPDGSLLVGGVRVGAGEVAPLPLLE
- a CDS encoding glucose-1-phosphate thymidylyltransferase, which translates into the protein MKGLILAAGRGTRLRPLTHTRPKPVIRVAGRPIIHYAVENLLEAGVEEIGVVVSPETEGDLRLALEGYPVGYVLQEEPQGLAHAVAVARDFLGGSPFVLYLGDNLFQKGIRPYLEAFQEGVSAVIALVRVADPRQFGVAVLEGDRIVRLLEKPKEPPSDLAVAGVYVFSEEVWEALGDLKPSARGEYEITDAIQGLLDRGKKVVGVEVQGWWKDTGRPEDLLDANRLLLEELSPRVEGEVVESTLTGRVVVEKGARVAGSTVIGPAFIGEGAEVEGAYVGPFTSLGPGARVVGSEVEYSILEDQAALEHVALRLQESILGVGVKVRSRNGLPRAHRLVLGDLSQVELA
- a CDS encoding class I SAM-dependent methyltransferase gives rise to the protein MPGAPTRVAYAYDRLRAYPPEVAGRIATAMGHAVAGRGEEPVLLELGVGTGRIALPLIARGYRYIALDLDPAMLEVFQRKAAGVMRKVRFLLADAREIPLPEASVHAVIAVHLWHLLPDWQRALAEALRVLKPGGVLLEGWDQLASGPECRLQERWRELLAEEGVLVERGLHRRRLSEVGEALRRLGLRPRTREVVAWREERTPREALEALSERLYSFTKGVPEEAHRRAMGRLGAWAEREFGDLDRPFPVEKRFFLRSTRLS
- a CDS encoding secondary thiamine-phosphate synthase enzyme YjbQ; the encoded protein is MKRILVRTPKEGLVDITGAVEGALEGHTGLVYLFVPHTTCGLAVQEGADPDVAHDLLQRLSELAPRLHPKDRHREGNSHAHLKSLLTGVHLLLPAEGGRLRLGRWQQVFLAEYDGPREREVWIRPL
- a CDS encoding RelA/SpoT family protein — its product is MVVRETLWENLERALDYLSPEDREKVHGAYLFAEEAHRGQFRRSGEAYITHPVAVAEILASLGMDADTVAAGLLHDTMEDCGVAGEELERRFGPAVRRIVEGETKVSKLYKLANLEGEEQRAEDLRQMFIAMAEDVRIIIVKLADRLHNLRTLAHMPPEKQRRTAQETLEIYAPLAHRLGIGQIKWELEDLAFRYLHPEAYQALSARLRETQEARERLVKRAMEILEEALRGDELLQGQLRGYEVTGRPKHLYSIWKKMEREGKALEQIYDLLAVRVILDPKPSPTEEARGLREKQVCYHVLGLVHALWQPIPGRVKDYIAVPKPNGYQSLHTTVIALEGIPLEVQIRTREMHRVAEYGIAAHWLYKEGLTDPEEVRRRVAWLKNIQEWQQEFSSSREFVEAITRDLLGGRVFVFTPKGRIINLPKGATPVDFAYHIHTEVGHHMVGAKVNGRIVPLSYELQNGEMVEILTAKNAHPSKGWLEYAKTRTARSKIRQYFRTQERQETLERGQNLLERYLKRKGLPKPTDSGLEEAAKRLGLTPSPEELYLALALNRLTPRQVAEKLYPKALLKPERPKEPPRNEWGIRLEGNLQAPIRLASCCEPSKGDGILGFVTRGRGVTVHRADCPNLRRLLGGPEAGRVIGAYWEGVGGKVATLEVLAQDRTGLLRDVMQVVAEAGKSALGSETRILGPMARIRLRLSVGDGEREALAQALMGVRSVQEVRWV
- a CDS encoding mechanosensitive ion channel family protein yields the protein MAPWPELALALLVAWLLGRYGARALNALGRLTPAEGDGRLFQLLGLLWWGVVALLYFSYLVQALGLPYEPWRSWGEGLIRWLGGQGLSALAVLALTFLGYRLAPLLLQGLPRPPEGERTREAVRGRTLRAVSESVLRVAVLIVGGLFLLSNLGLNVTALLAGAGVVGLAISFAAQNLIRDFIHGFFILLEDQYGVGDIVQIGSVGGVVERFNLRITVLRDLEGRVHFLPNSEVRQVTVLTQEWSRAVVDVSVAYKEDLDRVLEVFRDEAARFHEDPEWQARFNASPEVLGVQHLADSGVVIRVLFNTKPAEQWAVAREFRRRIKNRLDREGIEIPYPHQKLYFGEALRLEKG
- the hemQ gene encoding hydrogen peroxide-dependent heme synthase, which gives rise to MEGRVPEPTHTLEGWHILHDFRLLDFPRWRKAPPLERQAAWEELLDLLAAWRRVEEAGRGSFGVYQVVTHKADLLFLNLREGLDELLEVEAALNRSLLAEYLLPAYGFYSVVELGSQERPLDPEAPYVKPRLTPKVPKGGYVCFYPMNKRREGGDNWYLLPAKERAHLMRAHGETGRKYQGRVLQVISGAQGLDDWEWGVDLFSEDPVQFKKIVYEMRFDEVSARYGEFGPFYVGRYLDEEALARLLSVG